One part of the Streptomyces lienomycini genome encodes these proteins:
- a CDS encoding helix-turn-helix transcriptional regulator, with protein MDGMSAVKYAELGTFLRSRRERIRPAEVGLPAGPRRRVPGLRREEVAQLAGASVDYYNELERGAGSQPSEQMLAALARALRLSADERDYVYRLADRPVPAQGGAASHVHPGMLDLLGRLTSTPAQVITDLHVTLVQNPLAVALLGDQSGFRGPRASFVHRWFTEPDARRLYPEADHEGKSRSFVADLRAAAARRDKKDAEVGAMIRTLLDVSPEFAALWADHDVAVRREDRKRLVHPALGVIEVNCLHLFSEDGRQRLLWFTPAVGTDSAGLLELLAVVGTQEVAGPTG; from the coding sequence ATGGACGGCATGAGCGCCGTGAAGTACGCCGAGCTGGGGACGTTCCTGCGATCGCGCCGGGAACGCATCCGCCCGGCCGAGGTCGGTCTCCCGGCCGGACCGCGCCGCCGGGTGCCGGGGCTGCGCCGTGAGGAGGTCGCCCAGCTCGCCGGGGCGTCCGTGGACTACTACAACGAGTTGGAGCGCGGCGCCGGGTCCCAGCCGTCCGAGCAGATGCTCGCCGCGCTGGCGCGTGCGCTGCGCCTGTCCGCCGACGAGCGGGACTACGTGTACCGGCTCGCCGACCGGCCGGTGCCCGCGCAGGGCGGGGCCGCGTCGCACGTGCACCCCGGCATGCTCGACCTGCTCGGGCGGCTGACCTCGACCCCGGCGCAGGTGATCACCGACCTGCACGTCACGCTCGTACAGAATCCGCTGGCGGTGGCGCTGCTCGGGGACCAGTCCGGGTTCCGGGGGCCCCGGGCCAGCTTCGTCCACCGGTGGTTCACCGAACCGGACGCCCGGCGCCTGTACCCGGAGGCCGACCACGAGGGCAAGTCCCGCTCCTTCGTCGCGGACCTGCGGGCCGCCGCGGCGCGCAGGGACAAGAAGGACGCGGAGGTCGGCGCGATGATCCGGACGCTGCTCGACGTCTCCCCCGAGTTCGCCGCGCTGTGGGCCGACCACGACGTCGCCGTCCGGCGGGAGGACCGCAAACGCCTGGTCCACCCCGCGCTCGGCGTGATCGAGGTCAACTGCCTCCACCTCTTCAGCGAGGACGGCCGTCAGCGGCTCCTCTGGTTCACCCCGGCCGTGGGAACCGACAGCGCGGGGCTGCTGGAGTTGTTGGCGGTGGTGGGGACACAGGAGGTCGCCGGGCCGACGGGCTGA
- a CDS encoding SDR family oxidoreductase yields the protein MTTHTHHTDQQHPEPAAGPRVAVVTGGSRGIGRAVSQKLAEDGLAVVVNYARDASAAEETVEAITAAGGRAVAVQADVAEEKEVAALFDRAEDEFGGVDVVVNSAGRMTLSTVADLDLAALDAMHRTNIRGTFVVAQQAARRLRAGGSFIGFSTSVVGAQYPTYGAYAASKGAVEAMTLILARELRGRDVTVNTVAPGPTATDLFLDGKTPEQVDRLAKTPPLERLGSPEDIAAVVAFLGSPAGHWVNGQILRANGGLV from the coding sequence ATGACCACGCACACGCACCACACAGACCAGCAGCATCCCGAACCGGCGGCCGGGCCCCGGGTCGCCGTCGTCACCGGGGGATCGCGCGGCATCGGCCGGGCCGTCTCGCAGAAGCTCGCCGAGGACGGTCTGGCCGTCGTCGTGAACTACGCCCGTGACGCCTCGGCCGCCGAGGAGACGGTGGAGGCGATCACCGCGGCCGGGGGCAGGGCCGTCGCCGTCCAGGCGGACGTGGCGGAGGAGAAGGAGGTCGCCGCGCTGTTCGACCGCGCGGAGGACGAGTTCGGCGGCGTCGACGTGGTCGTCAACTCGGCCGGGCGGATGACGCTGTCGACCGTCGCCGACCTGGACCTGGCGGCGCTCGACGCCATGCACCGCACCAACATCCGCGGCACCTTCGTCGTCGCCCAGCAGGCGGCGCGGCGGCTGCGCGCGGGGGGCTCCTTCATCGGGTTCTCGACGTCCGTCGTCGGCGCGCAGTACCCCACGTACGGCGCGTACGCGGCGAGCAAGGGCGCCGTGGAGGCGATGACCCTGATCCTCGCGCGGGAGCTGCGCGGCCGGGACGTCACCGTGAACACGGTCGCCCCCGGGCCGACGGCCACGGATCTCTTCCTCGACGGCAAGACGCCCGAGCAGGTCGACCGGCTCGCGAAGACGCCGCCCCTGGAACGGCTGGGCAGCCCCGAGGACATCGCCGCCGTGGTGGCCTTCCTCGGCAGCCCCGCCGGACACTGGGTGAACGGCCAGATCCTGCGCGCCAACGGAGGACTGGTCTGA
- a CDS encoding 4-oxalocrotonate tautomerase family protein has translation MPFAHFKVPAGTLSAEDKKKIVERTTDLYAEIYGERARPTTVVLVDEVPDGGWGVAGHVLTAEMLNGDGG, from the coding sequence ATGCCCTTCGCCCACTTCAAGGTCCCCGCGGGCACGCTGTCGGCGGAGGACAAGAAGAAGATCGTCGAACGCACCACCGACCTCTACGCGGAGATCTACGGGGAGCGCGCCCGTCCCACCACCGTCGTCCTGGTGGACGAGGTCCCCGATGGCGGCTGGGGCGTCGCGGGGCACGTCCTCACGGCGGAGATGCTCAACGGCGACGGTGGATGA